In Ruminococcaceae bacterium BL-4, one DNA window encodes the following:
- a CDS encoding conserved protein of unknown function (Evidence 4 : Unknown function but conserved in other organisms), translated as MENDELTNSIENWEDKISHDKDLSAIAIMNIYTKMEKYFTKMFIMYASGEKSSAGYVPRRRLCFEDESHLINFLKLQGGQFIDYMKIIENFTKFIFVINEDPFLLVFSDSKFYNVYKKSKIIRNYVAHESAESKNLYIKDCLCIKKLGETSKFIEPNKYLLGKKKGIEISRFTYFVNEIAQISNVIIDPRKYF; from the coding sequence ATGGAAAATGACGAGCTTACAAATTCTATTGAAAATTGGGAAGATAAGATTAGTCATGATAAAGACTTATCAGCTATTGCAATTATGAATATTTATACCAAGATGGAAAAATATTTTACAAAAATGTTTATTATGTACGCATCAGGAGAAAAGAGTTCTGCAGGTTATGTCCCTAGGCGGAGGTTATGTTTTGAGGATGAAAGTCACTTGATTAACTTTTTAAAGTTGCAAGGTGGTCAATTTATTGACTATATGAAAATAATTGAGAATTTTACTAAGTTTATTTTTGTTATAAATGAAGATCCATTTTTACTTGTGTTTTCTGATAGCAAATTTTACAATGTATATAAGAAATCTAAAATAATCCGAAACTATGTTGCGCACGAAAGTGCAGAATCTAAAAATTTATACATAAAGGACTGTTTATGTATTAAAAAGTTAGGAGAAACAAGTAAGTTTATTGAGCCAAACAAATATTTACTCGGAAAGAAAAAAGGTATTGAAATAAGTCGATTTACATATTTTGTTAATGAAATAGCACAAATTTCGAATGTCATAATCGATCCACGAAAATATTTTTGA
- a CDS encoding conserved protein of unknown function (Evidence 4 : Unknown function but conserved in other organisms), which yields MNSIKSARVFQINDLLQWSNSGENGLKVSPKYQRNQVWNEKAKSYLMDSIVKGFPIPPIFIRQTIDPQTKQTYREVIDGQQRVRAILEFVNDEFRLHKSHNAEFGGNFYSQLPDEIKEQILEYEIFVEIINEKDDAKIYDMFARLNSNNMTLNRQEIRNAKYWGEFKVFAYNYSVSVRDFFLQYNVFKEKQIARMADVEFLSTLIAVLTDGINEETQKYIDSIYKKYDQSFPEADKIESKLNFIFDIIQQIFEYGNNYMYFNHRIYFFTLFCFIDYQCFDIPQLAKAGLKKYSRYSYSNIKSNIKMLSEILSSFENLIYRSVEQNDESTELYSKFIRFYELHRTRTTSKAERIERIKFLNQFFEEM from the coding sequence GTGAATAGTATTAAGTCAGCTAGGGTCTTTCAAATAAACGATTTATTACAATGGAGTAATTCTGGAGAAAATGGTCTTAAAGTCTCACCGAAATATCAGCGAAATCAAGTTTGGAATGAGAAAGCTAAATCGTATCTGATGGACTCAATTGTTAAAGGATTCCCAATTCCTCCTATTTTCATTAGGCAAACGATTGATCCACAGACAAAGCAAACGTATAGGGAAGTAATTGATGGTCAGCAGAGGGTTCGAGCCATATTAGAGTTTGTCAATGATGAATTTAGGCTACACAAATCTCATAACGCTGAATTTGGAGGAAATTTTTACAGTCAGTTACCCGATGAGATTAAAGAACAAATATTAGAATATGAAATTTTCGTTGAAATAATAAATGAGAAGGATGACGCAAAAATTTATGACATGTTTGCACGCCTTAATTCAAATAACATGACTTTAAATCGACAAGAAATAAGAAACGCGAAATATTGGGGTGAATTTAAAGTATTTGCTTATAATTATTCTGTCAGCGTAAGAGACTTCTTTTTACAGTATAACGTTTTCAAAGAAAAACAAATTGCTAGAATGGCAGACGTTGAATTCTTATCAACGCTTATTGCGGTTTTAACTGATGGAATTAACGAAGAAACACAGAAATACATTGACAGTATTTATAAAAAATATGATCAATCGTTTCCTGAAGCAGATAAAATTGAAAGCAAACTAAACTTTATATTTGATATCATTCAGCAGATCTTTGAATATGGAAATAATTATATGTATTTTAATCATAGAATTTATTTTTTTACTCTATTTTGTTTTATTGATTATCAGTGCTTTGATATTCCACAACTTGCTAAAGCAGGCCTAAAGAAGTATTCACGGTATTCCTATAGCAATATTAAAAGCAATATAAAAATGTTATCAGAGATTCTTTCAAGTTTTGAGAATTTAATTTATCGTAGTGTCGAACAAAATGATGAAAGTACAGAACTATACTCAAAATTTATAAGATTTTATGAACTTCATAGAACGCGTACTACATCAAAAGCAGAAAGGATAGAACGAATTAAATTTCTTAATCAATTTTTTGAGGAAATGTAA
- a CDS encoding protein of unknown function (Evidence 5 : Unknown function), whose amino-acid sequence MTAPGKYVVHYTNILDKGVFSEILKLFMDCNDTPGLLHMDDKTIAHQRGINIKTVQMFKAYVRADWHKN is encoded by the coding sequence ATGACAGCACCAGGAAAATATGTTGTTCATTACACAAATATCTTGGATAAAGGTGTATTCTCTGAAATTTTAAAGCTATTTATGGATTGCAATGATACGCCGGGATTATTACATATGGATGACAAAACCATCGCTCATCAGCGAGGTATTAACATTAAAACTGTTCAAATGTTCAAGGCATATGTAAGAGCTGATTGGCACAAGAACTAG
- a CDS encoding protein of unknown function (Evidence 5 : Unknown function) produces the protein MDNSLNKFFNTPASKAIAQTQERVNDLLTPTLKAMTQAQERVNQLWNTPTLKAMTQAQERVNELLNTPALKAIVDFQYRKTLSPILLKTFSLSSLNYAISKISVPDEGEVEGLINNNEPPVLTVEEKQDIANCVDIVAEHSLNWDHRLEAKAQSFMHNHPAAYVILLNLIFPILLNLFSSRLYDTIKVRLNPSADAPVVQEIPATKIIIIDRNHNYYYEVEFPSEDGTELKKGWVGKVKLNRYLKEVQEAVSNSN, from the coding sequence ATGGATAACTCTTTAAATAAATTTTTTAATACTCCTGCCTCAAAAGCTATAGCGCAGACCCAGGAAAGGGTTAATGATTTATTGACTCCTACCTTAAAAGCTATGACACAGGCCCAGGAAAGGGTAAACCAGTTGTGGAATACTCCCACCTTAAAAGCTATGACGCAGGCCCAGGAAAGGGTAAACGAGTTGTTGAATACTCCTGCCCTAAAAGCTATAGTTGATTTCCAGTATAGAAAAACCTTATCGCCCATACTGCTTAAAACTTTTTCTCTTTCAAGTTTGAATTATGCAATCTCAAAAATTTCTGTTCCGGATGAAGGAGAAGTAGAAGGACTAATTAACAACAATGAGCCTCCAGTGCTTACTGTTGAGGAAAAACAGGATATTGCTAATTGCGTTGATATTGTCGCTGAACATAGCCTTAATTGGGATCATAGACTAGAAGCTAAGGCACAGAGTTTTATGCATAACCACCCTGCTGCTTATGTTATCTTGCTTAATTTAATTTTTCCGATACTGCTTAACCTCTTTTCTAGCAGGTTATATGACACAATAAAAGTTAGACTGAATCCATCTGCAGACGCTCCCGTCGTTCAAGAGATTCCGGCTACAAAAATTATTATAATTGACCGAAACCATAACTACTATTACGAAGTGGAATTCCCTTCAGAGGATGGAACTGAGCTGAAAAAAGGATGGGTAGGGAAAGTAAAGCTTAATAGATATTTGAAGGAGGTTCAGGAGGCAGTTTCAAATAGTAATTAG
- a CDS encoding protein of unknown function (Evidence 5 : Unknown function), with translation MCTYLGNSNNTVVVPKQGIFILTHNIIRALQFWEHKTGI, from the coding sequence ATGTGTACTTACTTGGGAAACTCCAACAATACTGTAGTAGTACCAAAACAAGGAATTTTTATTTTAACGCATAACATTATCAGGGCCTTGCAGTTTTGGGAACATAAGACTGGTATCTAA